A single genomic interval of Vibrio gallicus harbors:
- the tusA gene encoding sulfurtransferase TusA — protein sequence MSFNPEDAHQVLEAEGLRCPEPVMMVRKVIRKMQDGQILLVKADDPSTVRDIPSFCRFMDHQLIAEKTDAAPFEYLIKKGLV from the coding sequence ATGTCGTTCAACCCTGAAGATGCCCATCAAGTATTGGAAGCCGAAGGTCTGCGCTGCCCAGAGCCAGTAATGATGGTACGCAAGGTTATCCGAAAAATGCAAGATGGTCAGATTCTGTTAGTAAAAGCAGATGACCCGTCTACAGTAAGGGATATCCCGAGCTTTTGTCGCTTTATGGACCACCAGCTGATTGCAGAAAAAACCGACGCAGCCCCATTTGAATACCTGATAAAAAAAGGGCTTGTATAG
- a CDS encoding LysR family transcriptional regulator, protein MELEEIYRRDLNLLIALKILVEEGSVSRAAQRLNLSQSAMSRVLGRLRELLDDPLFTRNGQALIATEKALAINEQIQLPLEAFRDLLTPSSFDPTTCEQSFVIAASDYAMQTILPFVLPQIYTQAPNISLQFLPLQHDNLFQQLTMERVDMAICRPAIAVEPLRREGLGNVGIACLVSKKHPLAESELTLSDFLSLPHAMIAISDGVKALIDQSLQAYGGLNLKLRTYHLEAALAIIDHAPLVFTVPADLAYLMAERHDLVVKPLPFEFTPFEYSLVWHSRCDSAPAQKWLRSVIKQECIGLIEKRVTDVGLS, encoded by the coding sequence ATGGAACTAGAAGAAATTTACCGAAGAGATCTCAACTTATTAATAGCTCTGAAAATTTTAGTAGAAGAAGGTAGTGTTAGCCGCGCCGCTCAACGACTTAACCTGAGCCAGTCAGCTATGAGTCGTGTTCTTGGTAGGCTACGTGAGTTATTGGATGACCCTTTATTCACTCGCAATGGACAGGCTCTAATTGCGACCGAGAAAGCACTGGCGATTAATGAGCAGATTCAGCTGCCTTTAGAGGCATTTCGAGACCTATTAACGCCAAGTAGCTTTGATCCGACCACCTGCGAGCAAAGCTTTGTTATTGCAGCCTCTGATTATGCAATGCAAACAATTTTACCCTTTGTATTACCACAAATTTATACGCAAGCTCCCAATATATCATTACAGTTTTTACCACTGCAGCACGACAATCTATTCCAACAGTTAACGATGGAACGTGTAGATATGGCAATTTGTCGGCCTGCAATTGCAGTCGAACCTTTACGCAGAGAGGGGCTGGGAAATGTGGGTATTGCGTGCTTGGTTTCTAAAAAACACCCTTTAGCTGAGAGTGAATTGACGCTATCAGATTTCTTGAGTTTGCCTCATGCGATGATTGCTATCAGTGATGGGGTTAAAGCGCTTATCGATCAGAGTTTGCAGGCTTATGGTGGCCTGAACCTTAAGCTTCGTACTTATCACTTAGAGGCAGCCCTAGCTATTATTGACCACGCTCCGTTAGTGTTTACTGTCCCTGCAGATTTAGCTTATTTGATGGCTGAGCGACATGATTTAGTTGTTAAGCCTCTGCCGTTTGAGTTTACTCCGTTTGAGTACTCTTTGGTTTGGCATTCAAGATGTGACTCTGCACCAGCACAGAAGTGGTTACGCAGTGTTATCAAGCAAGAGTGTATTGGTTTAATCGAAAAACGGGTAACGGATGTAGGATTAAGCTAG
- the acuI gene encoding acrylyl-CoA reductase (NADPH) translates to MFKALVLNQEDRKTLASIQQVDESQLPEGNVEVAVDYSSLNFKDGLAITGKGRIVRDFPMVPGIDLVGTVTQSDDERYHAGDQVVLTGWGVGENHWGGMAEKARLKGDWLVPLVKGMTPTKAMSIGTAGFTAMLCVQAIVDGGVKPDDGEVLVTGASGGVGSVAVTLLAQLGYKVAAVTGRASANGELLQQLGASRIVERTELEEPAKPLERQVWAAAVDTVGSKMLAKVLAQTNYNGVVAACGLAGGFDLPTTVMPFILRNVRLQGVDSVMCPREKRIQAWESLVQLLPDSYFEQATNIIALDDVIQAAEDITNGAITGRTVVKVS, encoded by the coding sequence ATGTTCAAAGCACTCGTACTAAATCAAGAAGACAGAAAAACTCTTGCTAGCATCCAACAAGTAGATGAGTCCCAGTTACCAGAAGGTAACGTAGAAGTCGCGGTAGACTACTCTTCTCTCAACTTTAAAGACGGTCTTGCTATTACCGGTAAGGGCCGCATCGTTCGCGATTTCCCTATGGTTCCAGGTATTGATCTGGTTGGTACTGTGACTCAATCTGATGATGAGCGCTATCACGCTGGTGACCAAGTGGTATTAACTGGTTGGGGTGTTGGTGAAAACCATTGGGGTGGCATGGCAGAAAAAGCACGCTTAAAGGGTGACTGGTTGGTTCCTCTCGTGAAAGGAATGACCCCAACCAAAGCAATGAGCATTGGTACAGCAGGCTTTACTGCAATGTTATGTGTTCAGGCCATTGTCGATGGTGGTGTTAAACCCGATGACGGTGAAGTATTAGTTACTGGTGCAAGTGGTGGCGTTGGCAGTGTAGCGGTAACTCTACTTGCTCAACTAGGCTATAAAGTAGCAGCGGTTACTGGTCGTGCATCAGCCAATGGTGAGCTTCTGCAGCAACTTGGCGCATCACGCATCGTAGAACGTACCGAACTAGAAGAGCCAGCTAAACCACTTGAGCGCCAAGTTTGGGCTGCTGCGGTAGATACTGTAGGTAGCAAAATGCTGGCTAAGGTTCTAGCTCAAACCAATTATAATGGCGTAGTCGCTGCGTGTGGCCTTGCCGGCGGTTTCGACCTTCCAACTACAGTTATGCCGTTTATACTACGTAACGTTCGCCTTCAAGGTGTTGACTCAGTTATGTGCCCTCGAGAGAAACGTATCCAAGCTTGGGAAAGCTTAGTGCAACTACTCCCAGACTCATACTTCGAGCAAGCGACCAATATCATTGCATTAGATGATGTTATCCAAGCTGCAGAAGATATTACCAACGGAGCAATTACTGGTCGTACAGTGGTTAAAGTAAGCTAA
- the fadA gene encoding acetyl-CoA C-acyltransferase FadA — protein sequence MKNVVIIDCIRTPMGRSKGGAFRHVRAEELSAHLMQGLLERNPEVDPKEIEDIYWGCVQQTLEQGFNIARNASLLAGLPVNIGAVTVNRLCGSSMQALHDASRAIMTGDADICIVGGVEHMGHVPMNHGVDFHSGLSKNVAKASGMMGLTAEMLGKLHGISREQQDEFAVRSHTRAHQATINGRFQKEIYPTEGHAADGSLINLDSDEVIRPETNITGLSQLRPVFDPANGTVTAGTSSALSDGAAAILVMSEDKANQLGLTIRAKVKSMAVAGCDPATMGYGPVPATKKALQRAKLTMDDMDIVELNEAFAAQALPVAKDLGLLEHMDTKVNLNGGAIALGHPLGCSGARITTTLVNLMEHKQAKYGLATMCIGLGQGIATILERP from the coding sequence ATGAAAAACGTTGTAATTATTGATTGCATCCGAACCCCAATGGGACGCTCTAAAGGTGGCGCTTTCCGTCATGTCAGAGCAGAAGAGCTATCAGCTCATTTGATGCAAGGTTTACTTGAGCGCAACCCTGAGGTTGATCCAAAAGAAATTGAAGATATCTATTGGGGATGTGTACAACAGACTCTAGAGCAAGGCTTTAATATTGCTCGCAATGCATCCCTATTAGCTGGCCTACCTGTTAATATTGGAGCCGTTACGGTCAACCGTTTATGCGGCTCATCTATGCAGGCCCTACATGATGCTAGCCGTGCGATTATGACCGGCGATGCTGACATCTGTATTGTGGGTGGTGTAGAACATATGGGGCACGTTCCAATGAATCATGGTGTCGATTTCCACTCTGGGTTATCTAAAAATGTCGCCAAGGCTTCTGGGATGATGGGACTTACAGCAGAAATGCTTGGTAAATTACATGGTATCTCAAGAGAACAACAAGATGAGTTTGCAGTGCGCTCTCATACCCGTGCTCATCAAGCAACTATCAACGGTCGATTCCAAAAAGAGATATACCCAACCGAAGGCCACGCTGCGGATGGTTCATTGATCAATCTAGATAGCGATGAGGTTATTCGACCTGAAACCAATATCACAGGCCTTTCTCAACTGCGACCGGTCTTCGACCCCGCAAATGGCACAGTTACGGCTGGGACATCTTCTGCCCTCTCCGATGGGGCCGCGGCAATCTTGGTTATGAGCGAAGATAAAGCTAACCAACTCGGCTTAACGATTAGAGCGAAAGTTAAGTCTATGGCGGTAGCAGGTTGTGACCCAGCAACCATGGGGTACGGTCCCGTTCCTGCAACTAAAAAAGCCCTGCAACGAGCAAAATTAACCATGGATGACATGGACATAGTTGAACTCAATGAAGCGTTTGCCGCACAAGCACTTCCGGTAGCCAAAGACCTTGGGTTACTTGAACATATGGATACCAAGGTCAACCTAAATGGAGGGGCTATCGCTTTAGGCCACCCGTTAGGTTGCTCTGGTGCTCGCATCACAACTACGTTGGTTAATTTAATGGAACACAAACAAGCCAAGTATGGGCTCGCGACAATGTGTATTGGGTTGGGTCAAGGTATCGCGACTATTTTAGAGCGACCTTAA
- the fadB gene encoding fatty acid oxidation complex subunit alpha FadB, which produces MIYQAETLKVTLLEHNIAEVCFCSPQSVNKLDLVTLEALDRASIALQSVPNLKGVILTSDKDTFIVGADITEFLGLFAKPKAELDQWLQFANSIFNRIEDLPVPTVSVIKGHALGGGCEAILSTDFRIADKTAHIGLPETKLGIMPGFGGTVRLPRVIGADSALEIITAGSSNKAPHLLKIGLIDAIVETEALYQSAINLILDADSGKLNWKQRRTEKTSPLTLSKLEALMSFTTAKGLVAQKAGPHYPAPMMAVKTIEAASRFSRDQALNIERDNFIKLTQTEAATSLVGLFLNDQYIKSQAKQSAKKASQGTTRSAVLGAGIMGGGIAYQSASKGVPVMMKDIAQPSLDLGIAEAAKLLNKLQARGRIKQDKLTQVLSSITPSLHYAGIENSDVIVEAVVENPKVKSAVLAEVEQHVGEQTIIASNTSTIPINNLASALQRPQNFCGMHFFNPVHRMPLVEIIRGKHTSEDTINRVVAYAAKMGKSPIVVNDCPGFFVNRVLFPYFHGFSQLINDGADFVQIDKVMEKKFGWPMGPAYLLDVVGLDTAHHAQQVMAHGFPNRMAKTGPDAIDLMFEHKRFGQKNGRGFYQYEVDKKGKPKKIVDEQVPALLASLNDKPKQYSEQEIIERTMIPMINEVVLCLEQEIISSAQEADMALVYGLGFPPFRGGVCRYLDSLGINNYIQSCEQYQHLGALYQVPQLLKDMAETGQTFYSEQQVTSV; this is translated from the coding sequence ATGATTTATCAAGCAGAGACTCTAAAAGTCACGCTACTTGAACACAATATAGCGGAAGTATGTTTTTGTTCTCCACAATCAGTGAACAAGCTCGACCTTGTTACACTAGAGGCACTCGATAGAGCCAGTATTGCATTGCAATCGGTGCCGAACCTAAAAGGAGTCATCCTAACTAGTGATAAGGACACCTTTATTGTCGGTGCTGATATTACTGAATTTCTCGGCTTATTTGCTAAGCCAAAAGCAGAACTAGACCAATGGTTACAGTTTGCTAACTCCATTTTTAATCGTATTGAAGACCTTCCCGTTCCAACTGTATCAGTTATCAAAGGGCATGCATTGGGTGGCGGTTGCGAGGCAATACTCTCTACCGATTTTAGGATTGCCGATAAGACAGCTCATATAGGTCTACCTGAGACTAAGCTTGGTATCATGCCTGGGTTTGGTGGCACAGTAAGATTGCCACGCGTAATTGGTGCTGACTCAGCTTTAGAGATCATTACCGCGGGTAGCTCAAACAAAGCCCCTCACCTGCTCAAGATTGGGCTCATTGATGCGATTGTCGAAACTGAAGCTCTGTATCAATCCGCGATAAACCTCATTCTGGATGCAGACTCAGGTAAATTAAACTGGAAGCAGCGCCGTACTGAGAAAACCTCACCTTTAACTCTAAGTAAGCTTGAAGCCTTGATGAGCTTTACGACAGCCAAGGGCTTGGTAGCTCAAAAAGCTGGTCCGCACTACCCCGCTCCAATGATGGCAGTAAAAACAATAGAGGCAGCATCACGCTTTTCTCGCGATCAAGCTCTCAATATTGAAAGAGATAATTTTATAAAGCTGACTCAAACCGAAGCCGCTACCTCTCTGGTGGGGCTATTTTTGAATGACCAATATATAAAGTCACAAGCCAAGCAATCCGCTAAAAAAGCCTCACAAGGTACAACTCGAAGTGCCGTTCTTGGTGCCGGAATCATGGGTGGTGGGATAGCCTATCAATCGGCATCTAAAGGCGTACCTGTAATGATGAAAGACATTGCTCAGCCTTCCCTTGATTTAGGAATAGCGGAAGCAGCAAAGCTTCTGAATAAACTCCAAGCACGAGGCCGAATCAAGCAAGACAAGTTAACTCAGGTGCTTTCTTCCATAACACCAAGCCTACACTATGCCGGTATCGAGAATAGTGATGTGATTGTCGAAGCCGTTGTTGAAAACCCAAAGGTGAAATCTGCTGTACTGGCCGAGGTGGAACAGCACGTTGGCGAGCAAACAATAATAGCTTCCAACACTTCCACAATCCCAATCAACAATTTGGCTTCGGCGCTACAGCGCCCGCAAAATTTCTGTGGTATGCACTTCTTTAATCCAGTACACCGTATGCCTTTAGTTGAGATAATCAGAGGCAAGCACACCTCTGAAGACACAATAAATAGAGTCGTAGCTTACGCCGCTAAAATGGGCAAATCACCAATTGTGGTTAATGACTGTCCTGGATTTTTTGTTAACCGTGTTTTATTTCCTTATTTTCATGGCTTTAGCCAACTCATTAATGACGGTGCTGACTTTGTTCAAATTGATAAAGTCATGGAAAAGAAATTTGGTTGGCCGATGGGACCGGCATACCTACTTGATGTCGTCGGCTTAGATACAGCACATCACGCCCAGCAAGTCATGGCACACGGCTTCCCCAATAGAATGGCAAAAACAGGGCCTGACGCAATTGACCTGATGTTCGAGCACAAACGATTTGGTCAAAAAAATGGCCGTGGTTTCTACCAATATGAGGTAGATAAAAAGGGCAAACCGAAGAAGATAGTTGATGAGCAAGTTCCGGCCTTACTCGCAAGTCTAAACGACAAGCCTAAGCAATACTCTGAGCAAGAGATCATAGAGCGAACCATGATTCCGATGATCAACGAAGTTGTACTTTGTCTTGAGCAAGAGATTATTAGCTCAGCTCAAGAGGCGGATATGGCTCTAGTCTACGGACTTGGCTTCCCTCCCTTTAGAGGAGGAGTATGTCGCTACCTTGATAGCTTAGGAATAAATAACTACATCCAGTCATGTGAGCAGTATCAACACCTTGGTGCCTTGTATCAAGTACCTCAATTGTTGAAAGATATGGCCGAAACTGGGCAGACCTTTTACAGCGAACAACAGGTCACTTCGGTGTAA
- a CDS encoding YigZ family protein has translation MNAKPYLIPSQQTVFEEEIKKSTFITYLAHTPSIEEAKAFVDGIKAKHRDARHNCWAFVAGRSEDSMKWGFSDDGEPSGTAGKPILAQLTGSGIGEITAVVTRYYGGIRLGTGGLVKAYGGGVQQALKLLSTVEKKITVQLLVEIDYSLISLTQSIMSLYSATEVSATYGIDAKLVVEIELLNEKEFIQTMVNKTGARALVSRIS, from the coding sequence ATGAATGCCAAGCCTTATCTAATTCCATCACAGCAAACTGTTTTTGAAGAAGAAATAAAAAAAAGCACCTTTATTACTTACTTGGCTCACACTCCGTCTATTGAGGAGGCTAAGGCATTTGTTGATGGCATTAAGGCGAAACATCGCGACGCTCGCCATAACTGCTGGGCATTTGTAGCGGGTAGGTCTGAAGATTCGATGAAATGGGGTTTTAGTGATGATGGTGAGCCATCTGGAACCGCCGGTAAGCCGATATTAGCTCAATTGACAGGATCTGGGATTGGTGAAATCACCGCAGTAGTAACTCGATATTATGGTGGAATTCGTCTTGGTACTGGAGGATTGGTTAAAGCCTATGGTGGTGGAGTGCAACAAGCACTCAAATTATTATCCACAGTTGAAAAGAAGATCACAGTTCAACTGCTTGTTGAGATCGATTACTCACTGATTTCTCTTACACAGTCTATAATGTCGCTCTACTCTGCGACTGAAGTATCTGCTACCTATGGCATAGATGCGAAATTAGTGGTAGAGATTGAATTATTGAATGAGAAAGAATTCATTCAGACTATGGTCAATAAAACTGGCGCAAGGGCGTTAGTTTCAAGGATAAGCTAA
- a CDS encoding TrkH family potassium uptake protein: protein MQFRSIIRIVGLLLALFSVSMLAPAGIALIYRDGAGVPFVITFIILLICGFICWFPNRHQKRDLKARDGFLIVVLFWTVLGSAGALPFLVVDRTDVSVADAFFESFSALTTTGATVIVGLDELPKAILFYRQFLQWFGGMGIIVLAVAILPVLGIGGMQLYRAEIPGPVKDSKMTPRIAETAKALWYIYLSLTMACAFAFWMAGMSFFDAICHSFSTIAIGGFSTHDASMAYFDSYAVNMITVVFLLISACNYSLHFAAFASGGVHPKYYIRDPEFRAFITIQFALFLVCFLVLLNHHSYGSYYEVFDQALFQSVSISTTAGFTTTGFAEWPLFLPVLLLFSSFIGGCAGSTGGGMKVIRILLLTLQGLRELKRLVHPRAIFTIKVGNKALSSNVIDAVWGFFSAYALVFIICMLALIGTGMDELTAFSAVASTLNNLGPGLGDISLHYGDISESAKWVLVISMLFGRLEVFTLLILFTPAFWRS, encoded by the coding sequence ATGCAGTTTCGCTCTATTATTCGAATTGTCGGCTTGCTACTTGCGCTATTTAGCGTCTCTATGCTTGCTCCTGCCGGAATTGCTCTTATATACCGTGATGGTGCGGGCGTGCCGTTTGTCATTACCTTTATTATTTTATTGATTTGCGGTTTTATATGCTGGTTTCCTAATCGCCATCAAAAGCGAGATCTTAAAGCTAGAGATGGCTTTCTAATTGTAGTTTTGTTTTGGACCGTACTAGGTAGTGCGGGGGCTTTGCCCTTCTTAGTTGTTGATCGAACGGATGTTTCGGTTGCCGATGCCTTTTTTGAATCTTTTTCAGCCCTCACCACAACGGGAGCTACGGTTATCGTAGGTCTTGATGAATTGCCAAAGGCGATTCTTTTTTATCGTCAATTTTTGCAATGGTTCGGTGGCATGGGGATTATTGTACTGGCTGTCGCTATTCTTCCCGTATTGGGGATTGGTGGAATGCAGTTGTATCGAGCGGAGATACCTGGTCCAGTAAAAGACAGTAAGATGACTCCTCGCATTGCTGAAACCGCAAAAGCGTTATGGTATATCTATCTTAGTTTAACTATGGCGTGTGCCTTTGCTTTTTGGATGGCGGGGATGAGCTTTTTTGATGCTATCTGTCATAGTTTTTCGACAATTGCGATTGGTGGGTTCTCTACTCATGACGCTAGCATGGCTTATTTTGATAGCTATGCTGTGAATATGATTACTGTTGTATTTTTGCTTATCTCTGCATGTAACTATTCACTGCACTTTGCCGCTTTTGCTTCTGGTGGGGTACACCCAAAATACTATATACGTGATCCAGAGTTTCGAGCTTTTATTACCATTCAGTTCGCTCTATTTTTAGTGTGTTTTTTAGTGCTTCTTAACCATCATAGTTATGGCTCCTATTATGAAGTCTTTGATCAAGCTCTGTTCCAAAGTGTTTCTATTTCTACTACCGCAGGGTTTACGACTACCGGTTTTGCTGAATGGCCTCTATTTTTGCCTGTCCTATTACTATTTTCTTCTTTCATCGGAGGGTGTGCAGGCTCTACCGGTGGAGGTATGAAGGTTATTCGAATTTTACTATTAACCTTGCAGGGGCTGCGTGAGCTCAAGCGCCTTGTTCACCCGAGGGCAATCTTTACCATTAAGGTTGGAAACAAGGCTCTATCTTCAAATGTCATTGATGCGGTGTGGGGTTTTTTCTCTGCGTATGCGTTAGTGTTTATTATTTGCATGCTTGCTCTTATAGGAACAGGTATGGATGAATTAACCGCCTTCTCAGCTGTTGCGTCGACCCTGAATAATTTAGGCCCTGGTTTGGGAGACATATCACTTCATTATGGTGATATCAGTGAATCGGCTAAATGGGTGCTAGTTATCTCTATGCTATTTGGTCGCTTAGAGGTGTTCACTTTACTTATTCTATTTACTCCAGCGTTTTGGAGAAGTTAA
- the hemG gene encoding menaquinone-dependent protoporphyrinogen IX dehydrogenase, whose translation MKRAVLLYSSREGQTKKILAHIEQELEGYQCDTLDLHQVDGLDLSKYQKVVIGASIRYGKLNKALYTFIDQHLDELRASKTFFFCVNLTARKEDQGKDTPEGSAYIKTFLSKSPWQPEVIGVFAGALLYPRYNLFDRFMIRLIMSMTGGETDTTKEVEYTNWEKVSLFAQKIAKSS comes from the coding sequence GTGAAAAGAGCCGTATTACTTTATTCGAGTCGTGAAGGGCAAACTAAAAAAATACTCGCCCATATTGAGCAGGAACTTGAAGGCTATCAATGTGACACCTTAGACTTGCATCAAGTGGATGGACTCGATTTATCCAAATATCAAAAGGTAGTAATAGGTGCATCTATTCGTTACGGGAAGCTTAATAAAGCGCTATATACTTTTATCGACCAGCACCTGGATGAACTGCGTGCATCAAAAACCTTTTTCTTTTGTGTGAACCTAACTGCTCGAAAAGAGGACCAAGGTAAAGATACGCCAGAAGGAAGTGCTTATATAAAGACCTTTTTAAGTAAGTCGCCTTGGCAGCCAGAGGTTATCGGAGTATTTGCCGGCGCTCTGCTTTACCCACGTTACAATTTGTTTGACCGTTTTATGATTCGCCTAATTATGTCTATGACTGGTGGCGAAACAGACACTACGAAAGAGGTTGAATATACCAACTGGGAAAAAGTCTCTTTATTTGCTCAAAAAATAGCGAAATCTAGCTAA
- a CDS encoding heme biosynthesis protein HemY has product MVRIIFVFVVLGLGLFAGTLFAGQQGYVLISIADYTIEMSVTTLVIFVVAALVGLFLLEMVIKRSVRITNATWNWFSIRKQRRARRFTNEGIVKLIEGDWQTAEKKVTRWSKSHDMPLLCYLVAAEAAHEQGKTQKRDHYFELAAEQQDSELAIGLTKGKQHMTDGNFASAFDILSSLTHSHPNNPRLLTLLKTCYIQLGCWQPLLDLLPNLKRVKGVEKDEYHKLLVMGHSGRIAELATQQGIDGSIRYWDKLPKSLKGESQIIVAFVSELINRGADATAITVLKEATQRNPIAELLNIYPTLNITDWHPVISHLKSLQKRYSDNGDLDSVIGQILMTEGKWSEAQGYFESALKIRPDAHDYGQLANALHKQDYTNAANEVSQKALLLLSK; this is encoded by the coding sequence ATGGTACGCATCATATTTGTGTTTGTTGTTCTTGGTCTTGGGCTCTTCGCTGGAACCCTATTTGCAGGCCAGCAAGGGTATGTTCTTATCTCTATAGCTGACTACACCATTGAGATGAGTGTCACTACCCTAGTGATATTTGTTGTCGCAGCCTTGGTTGGTCTATTTCTTCTAGAGATGGTCATCAAAAGGTCAGTAAGGATCACAAACGCAACTTGGAACTGGTTTAGCATTCGTAAACAAAGACGTGCTCGCAGGTTTACTAATGAAGGCATCGTTAAGCTCATTGAAGGAGATTGGCAAACTGCAGAGAAGAAAGTAACCCGCTGGTCTAAGTCCCATGACATGCCTTTACTATGCTATTTGGTTGCCGCAGAAGCGGCACACGAGCAAGGAAAAACCCAAAAAAGAGACCACTATTTTGAACTTGCAGCAGAGCAACAAGACTCAGAGTTAGCCATAGGCCTTACTAAAGGCAAACAACATATGACTGACGGTAATTTTGCATCTGCGTTCGATATATTATCGAGCCTTACACATAGTCACCCTAACAACCCAAGATTACTCACCTTATTAAAAACATGTTATATCCAATTGGGTTGTTGGCAGCCTTTATTAGATTTACTGCCTAACTTGAAGCGTGTAAAAGGGGTCGAGAAAGATGAATATCATAAGCTGCTTGTTATGGGCCATAGTGGAAGAATAGCCGAACTGGCAACCCAACAAGGCATTGATGGCAGCATACGCTACTGGGATAAGTTACCAAAAAGCTTAAAGGGCGAAAGCCAGATTATCGTCGCTTTTGTCTCTGAGTTAATTAATCGAGGGGCAGATGCAACCGCAATTACGGTCCTTAAAGAGGCAACCCAAAGAAATCCAATAGCCGAGTTACTGAACATTTATCCAACCCTTAACATTACCGACTGGCACCCTGTGATTAGCCATTTAAAATCGCTACAAAAGCGTTACTCAGATAACGGTGACCTAGATAGTGTTATTGGCCAAATTCTAATGACAGAAGGCAAATGGAGCGAAGCACAGGGTTACTTTGAATCAGCGTTAAAGATACGTCCCGATGCACATGATTACGGGCAACTTGCCAACGCACTCCACAAACAAGATTACACCAACGCCGCTAATGAGGTATCACAAAAGGCACTGTTGTTACTGAGTAAGTAA
- a CDS encoding uroporphyrinogen-III C-methyltransferase has translation MTDEKKLESNNNDTQADVAATQKKQAQPSKETDKKESTKPAKRIAVVALVISIITAGGGVFYIQQQNQLLKQQITQLNSQLGSTQQRLTQQLDSNQKNTEQLAKDAINKAQVAISQQQKSIESLQLAIADVKGRRPNDWLLAEADYLVKLAGRKLFLEHDVVTATKLMESADQRIATLNDPSLVPLRKVMAKDITTLRSLPLLDKDGLVLRIISLQNQVDSLPLANAILPKAEKIEKKEVSTNLQDWQSNLKTSLQNFADNFITFRVRDGSAVPLLSPEQHFYLKENIKAKLETAIKATYSEQEEIYQLALVTAEKWSQTYLNQNDSAVKQFNASLEKLSKVQVNLQYPTKFATNQVLSDIIRERLRREVTTIITEDK, from the coding sequence ATGACCGACGAAAAGAAACTCGAGAGTAACAACAACGACACTCAAGCCGATGTAGCTGCCACTCAAAAAAAACAGGCTCAGCCATCAAAAGAGACTGATAAAAAAGAATCGACCAAACCAGCTAAACGTATTGCAGTTGTAGCTCTGGTGATCTCTATAATCACCGCCGGTGGTGGCGTATTCTATATTCAACAACAGAACCAACTGTTAAAGCAGCAGATAACTCAGCTCAACTCTCAGTTAGGGTCAACACAGCAACGCCTTACACAACAGCTAGATTCAAACCAAAAAAACACCGAGCAACTCGCTAAAGATGCTATCAACAAGGCTCAAGTCGCTATCAGCCAACAACAGAAAAGCATTGAAAGCCTTCAACTAGCCATAGCCGATGTAAAAGGACGTCGACCAAATGACTGGTTGCTCGCTGAAGCAGACTATTTAGTTAAACTAGCCGGTCGAAAGCTATTCCTTGAGCATGATGTCGTTACAGCCACCAAGCTAATGGAAAGTGCTGACCAAAGAATTGCGACCTTAAATGATCCAAGCCTAGTGCCTCTGCGCAAAGTAATGGCCAAAGATATCACCACTCTAAGAAGCTTACCTCTGCTAGATAAAGATGGTTTAGTACTAAGAATCATCAGCTTACAAAATCAAGTAGACTCACTGCCTTTAGCCAATGCGATTCTACCTAAGGCAGAGAAAATTGAGAAAAAAGAGGTTTCAACCAACCTTCAAGACTGGCAAAGCAACCTAAAAACATCATTACAGAACTTTGCTGATAACTTCATCACATTTAGGGTTCGCGATGGAAGTGCCGTACCTCTGCTATCACCAGAGCAGCACTTCTACTTAAAAGAGAATATCAAAGCCAAGCTAGAAACTGCGATTAAGGCAACCTATTCAGAGCAAGAAGAGATTTATCAACTGGCACTGGTGACTGCTGAGAAATGGAGTCAAACCTACCTCAATCAAAATGATAGTGCGGTAAAACAATTCAATGCGTCGCTAGAAAAGCTATCTAAGGTTCAAGTAAACCTACAGTATCCAACTAAATTTGCCACCAATCAGGTTCTATCTGACATCATTCGTGAGCGTTTACGCCGAGAGGTGACCACCATTATTACGGAGGACAAATAA